One window of Saimiri boliviensis isolate mSaiBol1 chromosome 4, mSaiBol1.pri, whole genome shotgun sequence genomic DNA carries:
- the NOL7 gene encoding U3 small nucleolar RNA-associated protein NOL7 produces the protein MVQLRPRASRAPVSAEAMVDEGQPASEEEAEHGLLLGQPSSGAAAEPLEEDEEGDEEFDDEAPEELTFACAQAEAREEERRVRETVRRDKTLLKEKRKRREELFIEQKKRKLLPDTVLEKLTTASQTNIKTSPGKVKKVNLQKKNEDCEKGNDSKKVKVQKVQSVSQNKSYLAVRLKDQDLRDARQQAAQAFIHNSLYGPGTNRTTVNKFLSLANKRLPVKRAAVQFLNNTWGTQKKQNAKRFKRRWMVRKMKTKK, from the exons ATGGTGCAGCTCCGACCGCGCGCGTCTCGAGCCCCGGTGTCCGCGGAGGCGATGGTGGACGAGGGCCAGCCGGCCTCCGAGGAGGAGGCGGAGCACGGGCTGTTGCTCGGGCAGCCCAGCAGCGGCGCGGCCGCGGAGCCGCTAGAGGAAGACGAGGAGGGAGACGAGGAGTTTGACGACGAGGCCCCGGAGGAGCTGACTTTCGCCTGCGCCCAGGCGGAAGCGAGAGAAGAGGAGCGGCGAGTGCGGGAGACCGTGCGCAG GGATAAAACGCTcctgaaggagaagaggaagcgACGCGAGGAGCTGTTCATCGAACAAAAG aaaagaaaacttcttcCAGACACTGTTTTAGAGAAGTTAACCACAGCTTCCCAGACCAA CATAAAGACATCGCCAGGAAAGGTGAAAAAAG ttaatttgcaaaagaaaaatgaagactgcGAAAAAGGAAATGACTCCAAGAAAGTTAAAGTACAGAAAGTACAGTCTGTCAG CCAGAATAAAAGCTACCTGGCTGTAAGGCTGAAAGACCAAGATCTGAGAGATGCAAGACAACAGGCAGCACAAGCCTTCATCCATAATTCTTTATATGGGCCAGGAACTAACAGGActacag TAAATAAGTTCCTGTCTCTTGCTAACAAGAGGTTACCAGTAAAAAGGGCTGCTGTCCAGTTTTTGAATAATACTTGGG GAacccagaaaaaacaaaatgccaaGAGGTTTAAAAGACGGTGGATGGTCAGAAAGATGAAAACTAAGAAGTAA